One window of Deltaproteobacteria bacterium genomic DNA carries:
- the glgB gene encoding 1,4-alpha-glucan branching protein GlgB: MKKQLDSLAKGEHSEPHRVLGGHPYHQGEKAGVIIRAFHPDALETTLFLEDQSVAMARIHPGGIFEADLDDIPWPVPYRFRFSFQDGRFWETEDPYRFLPTLGDMDLHLFNEGNHLKLYEILGAHLRTMDEVSGVSFAVWAPNALRVSLLGEFNQWDGRLFPMRVMGSSGIWELFVPGLRPGLLYKFEIKTREGHLRIKTDPLAFSMEIPPAMCARIWDLSEYQWGDDLWMEKRAGVNLRTAPVAIYECHLGSFRQVLEEKNRPLTYREVAPYLIKEMKQYGFTHLELLPIAEHPFNGSWGYQVTGYFAPTSRYGTPDDFRYLVDACHQAGLGVILDWVPAHFPKDDYGLRWFDGTALYEHADPRKGEHQDWGTLIFNFGRNEVRNFLLANALFWLDQYHIDGLRVDAVASMIYLDYSRKEGEWVPNPFGGRENLEAISFLKTLNEKVYGLFPGSFTMAEESTDWSGITAPVYLNGLGFGFKWNMGWMHDTLLYFSKDPVHRSFHHNQLTFSMLYAYSENFILPLSHDEVVHGKGSLFSKMPGDTWQKFANLRTLLGYMYTHPGKKLLFMGTELAMEREWDHDQSLDWHLEQDPLRQGLKRFMTDLGKLYIEEPALWEKDHQPEGFRWIDCQDWQQSVVSYIRRSKESWVVVVVNLTPVPRFGYRIGVPFAPYYREAINSDSEWYGGSNLGNCGLIHTEPRPFHSYSQSLLLTLPPLSCLILLQGKD; the protein is encoded by the coding sequence ATGAAAAAACAGCTCGATTCCCTGGCAAAAGGAGAACACTCCGAGCCCCACCGGGTCCTGGGGGGGCATCCCTATCATCAGGGGGAAAAGGCGGGGGTAATCATCCGGGCTTTTCACCCCGATGCCCTGGAAACCACCCTTTTCCTGGAAGACCAATCAGTAGCCATGGCCCGGATTCACCCAGGAGGGATCTTCGAAGCCGACCTGGATGATATCCCCTGGCCCGTTCCCTATCGTTTCCGTTTCTCCTTTCAAGATGGCCGTTTTTGGGAAACCGAAGACCCTTACCGTTTTCTTCCCACCCTGGGAGACATGGACCTCCACCTTTTTAACGAAGGCAATCACTTGAAACTCTATGAAATCCTGGGTGCCCATCTGCGGACCATGGACGAGGTCTCCGGAGTTTCCTTTGCCGTCTGGGCCCCCAATGCCCTGAGGGTAAGTCTCCTGGGAGAGTTCAACCAATGGGATGGCCGCCTTTTCCCCATGCGAGTCATGGGCAGTTCCGGGATTTGGGAACTCTTTGTGCCGGGGCTCAGGCCCGGACTTCTCTACAAATTCGAGATCAAGACCCGGGAAGGCCACCTCCGAATTAAGACCGATCCCCTGGCCTTTTCCATGGAGATTCCTCCGGCCATGTGTGCCCGGATCTGGGACCTTTCAGAGTACCAATGGGGGGATGACCTGTGGATGGAGAAGCGGGCCGGCGTCAATCTCCGCACCGCACCGGTAGCCATCTATGAATGCCATTTGGGTTCGTTTCGCCAGGTCCTGGAAGAAAAAAATCGACCTCTGACCTACCGGGAGGTCGCTCCATATTTGATTAAAGAGATGAAGCAATATGGATTTACCCATCTGGAACTATTGCCCATAGCCGAGCACCCCTTTAACGGCTCCTGGGGGTATCAGGTTACCGGCTATTTTGCCCCGACCAGCCGCTATGGGACCCCGGATGATTTTCGGTACTTAGTGGATGCCTGTCATCAGGCCGGCCTGGGGGTTATCCTGGACTGGGTGCCGGCCCATTTTCCCAAGGACGATTACGGCCTGCGCTGGTTTGACGGCACGGCCCTTTACGAACACGCCGATCCCCGAAAAGGGGAACATCAGGACTGGGGCACCCTGATTTTTAATTTCGGAAGGAATGAGGTCCGGAATTTTCTCCTGGCCAACGCCCTTTTCTGGCTGGACCAATATCATATAGATGGTTTGAGGGTGGATGCCGTGGCCTCCATGATTTACCTCGACTACAGCCGCAAAGAAGGGGAATGGGTCCCCAATCCATTTGGAGGCCGGGAGAATTTGGAGGCCATCTCTTTTTTAAAAACCTTAAACGAAAAGGTTTACGGTCTCTTCCCCGGAAGCTTCACCATGGCCGAGGAGTCCACGGATTGGAGCGGGATAACCGCCCCGGTCTATCTGAACGGCCTGGGTTTCGGCTTTAAATGGAATATGGGCTGGATGCACGATACCTTGCTCTATTTTTCCAAAGATCCGGTCCACCGCAGCTTTCATCACAACCAGTTGACCTTTTCCATGCTCTATGCCTATTCGGAAAATTTTATCCTGCCTCTTTCCCATGATGAAGTGGTGCATGGAAAGGGTTCTTTATTTTCCAAGATGCCTGGTGATACCTGGCAAAAATTCGCCAATCTGAGGACTCTGCTGGGTTATATGTATACCCATCCCGGTAAAAAACTGTTATTCATGGGAACCGAGCTGGCCATGGAGCGGGAATGGGATCATGACCAAAGCCTGGATTGGCATCTGGAACAAGATCCCCTGAGACAGGGATTAAAAAGGTTCATGACCGATCTGGGGAAGCTTTACATTGAGGAACCGGCCCTCTGGGAAAAAGATCACCAACCCGAAGGATTTCGCTGGATCGATTGCCAGGACTGGCAGCAATCCGTGGTTTCCTATATCCGGAGATCTAAGGAAAGCTGGGTGGTGGTCGTCGTCAACCTGACGCCGGTCCCCCGTTTTGGATACCGCATCGGGGTTCCTTTCGCCCCTTATTACCGGGAAGCAATCAACAGCGATTCCGAGTGGTACGGTGGGAGCAATCTGGGCAATTGCGGCCTGATTCATACCGAACCCCGGCCATTCCATTCGTATTCCCAATCCCTCTTGCTAACCCTGCCCCCTCTATCCTGCCTTATCCTCCTGCAGGGAAAAGACTAA